From the Vicingaceae bacterium genome, the window GAATGAGACAAAGCACACGTGAAGAAGCTATTAACTTCTATCAAAAAGAAAACAACCCCTACAAACTGGAAATTATACATGAATTGCCCGAAAACGAACCCATTACATTTTGCGACCATGATGATTTCACAGACCTGTGCCGCGGAGGTCATATTCCACACACAGGGCTAATCAAAGCCGTCAAAATATTGAATGCGGCAGGTGCTTATTGGCGTGGAGATGAAAACAAACCTCAACTCACAAGAATCTATGGCATAAGTTTCCCCAAAAAACAAATGCTCGATGAATGGGAAAAAATGATGGAAGAAGCCAAAAAAAGAGACCACCGCAAAATTGGCAAAGAATTGCAATTATTTGCTTTCTCGCAAAAAGTTGGGCAAGGACTCCCTCTTTGGTTACCCAATGGAGCTGCAATTCGTGAACGACTTATTGAATTTATGCGACGCAAACAAACCGAAGCAGGTTATCTCGGAGTTGTGACACCTCACATAGGTTCCAAGGAACTCTATATAACTTCCGGGCATTATGAAAAATATGGTGCAGATTCTTTTCAACCCATCAAAACTCCCGACGAGAAAGAAGAATTTATGCTTAAACCTATGAACTGTCCTCATCATTGCGAAATATACAAAACCGAACCAAGATCATACAAAGATCTCCCATTGCGCCTTGCAGAGTTTGGCACAGTATACCGTTATGAACAAAGCGGAGAATTGCATGGGCTCACCCGTGTCCGTGGCTTTACCCAAGATGATGCCCATATATTTTGCACCCCCGATCAAGTGGAAGATGAATTTAAAAAAGTGATCGATCTCGTTCTGTTGGTATTTAAAACACTTGGATTTAACGACTACACTGCCCAAATTTCACTAAGAGACCCCGAAAACAAAGAGAAATACATAGGATCTGAAGAGAACTGGCAAAAAGCCGAACAAGCCATCATCAATGCCGCCAAAGAAAAAGGATTAAAAACCGTGATCGAATATGGCGAAGCGGCATTTTATGGTCCCAAACTCGATTTCATGGTCAAGGATGCCATTGGACGCCAATGGCAACTTGGCACAATACAGGTGGATTATAACCTTCCCGAAAGATTTGAGTTGGAATACACCGGAGCCGACAATCAAAAACACCGTCCGGTTATGATTCACCGCGCCCCGTTCGGTTCGCTGGAAAGATTCATGGCCATATTGATCGAACACAACTATGGCAATTTCCCACTTTGGTTAACAAATACACAAGTAATTATTTTACCAATCAGCGAAAAATTTTCCGAATATTCAAAGAATATATTAAATTTGCTGCAACAAAATGAGATACGTTGCTCAATTGATGAGAGAAATGAAAAAATTGGCAAAAAAATCCGAGACGCCGAAACCCGGAAAATTCCTTACATGATTATCATCGGAGAAAAAGAAATCAACGAAAATCTTTTATCAGTTCGCAAACATGGTCAAGGTGACATAGGAAAGATGCCGCCCGGCGAATTTGTAGAATTTTTAAAACAAGAAATACAAAAAAGTTACAATTTATAATTTATTATTTAATGGCAATCAATAGAAAAAAACAATTTCAAAGAAAAAATGAACCGCAACACCGTATCAATGAGATGATCAAAGCTCCACAAGTGCGTGTTGTAGGTGAAGGCATTGAAAATCAAATTTTACCTATCGCCGAAGCCCTGAAGTTGGCCGAAGAAAAAGAATTGGATCTGGTAGAAATAGCACCACAGGCCAATCCTCCTGTTTGTAAAATCATTGATTACAGCAAATTTCTTTATGAGCAAAAGAAAAAACAGAAAGAAATTAAAGCGAAAACCGTAAAAGTGGTAGTTAAAGAAATTCGCTTCGGTCCTCATACAGATGAACACGATTTTCAATTCAAACTCAAACACGCCATTGGCTTCTTGAAAAGTGGAGCTAAAGTGAAGGCCTATGTATTTTTTAAAGGCCGTACAATTGTTTTTAAGGATCAGGGATACGAATTGCTGCAAAGATTCATTCAGGAACTTGAAGAATATGCCGTAGTTGAAAGTCCGCCCAAAATGGAAGGTAAAAAAATGATAACGATCCTGGCACCAAAAAAACAAAAATAAAATTGTTTTATCAAAAATTTACTTACATTTGCAACCCTAAAATTTTGATGTTATGCCAAAAATGAAAACAAATTCCAGTGCCAAAAAGCGATTTAAAATTACAGGCACAGGTAAAATCATGCGGAAACATGCCTATAAAAGACATATTTTGACAAAAAAAGAAACAAAACGGAAAAGGGCTTTAACGCGTCCTGCGTTGGTTCACCCTGCCGATTTGGATAATATTAAATTTTTACTCTGCAAGTAGAGATTAACCGGTTGTTCAGGCAGGAACAAGTGCCTTAGGCCGCCTGACAACACAAATTATACAGTTATGCCAAGATCAAGTAATTTAGTTGCAGCCAAAAAGAGACGCAAAAAAATCCTTAAACAAGCCAAAGGATATTTTGGCCGTAGAAAAAATGTTTACACCGTCGCAAAAAACGCGGTCGAAAGAGGATTGCAATTTGCTTATTCCGGACGTAAGCAAAAAAAACGTGTTTACAGAAGCATTTGGATTCAAAGAATTAATGCAGCTGCAAGAGAAAATGGATTGAGTTATTCTCAATTTATGGGATTAGTGCACAAAAAAGGAATCAAACTCAACCGCAAAGCTCTCGCCGACCTTGCTTACCACAATCCGGAAGCATTCAAAGCAATTGTTGATCAAGTAAAAGCCTAAATTTTATTTTTCTTAATTTAAAAAAGCCGGTCGATTGACCGGCTTTTTGATTTTAAGAAATTTCTGTACCATCTAAATTTCTGTAAAAGTATTAGCATCTTCGGTGAACCATCACAAAATCATTCATAAAAAATCCGTTTCCTATGTCAAAATCTGCCACCTTCTCAATAATAAATCCCATTTTGAAATAAAAATTAATGGCTCTGATGTTCTGTCTGTTAACTGTTAATCTCACCGGTTTATTTTTATTTTTAAAATGGTCATCAAACAATTTTTTCAAAGTTTTAGTTGCTATTCCTGTTCCATGTAAATCAGGATGTAAATAAAATTTGTGTATAAAATATGTTTCGAATGGTTCGCTAAATGAAACAAATCCGACGTAGTGTTCATTATCTTCAATCAAAAAATAATTTTCCTCTCCTTTGTTGATCCTGTCGAAAATATACCAGGCGTCATAAAATTTTTTCAACATGTATTCCACTTGATTTTTTCCAATGATGGAAGGATAATACTTATGCCAAATTTCATCAGCCAGCTTGATCAACAATTGAATATCATTTTCTGACTCAACTTTCTTTAACATTATAAACATTTTACAAAAAAAGGGGCACAACAAATATGCCCCTTTTAAAATATACAACAGATATTATCTATTTCGGTGAATTTTGATTAGGGTCTTTGGTTCCTTCGTGAATTATCACTCTTTGTTGGGGAGCCAAAGAAGCAGGTTGCGCTGTTTTATTGACCG encodes:
- the thrS gene encoding threonine--tRNA ligase → MQEITITFPDGNKKNFPAGITAFEIAKSISHRLAKEALVANFNGKIIELNTPLNENGTIQFHTWDDKEGRSAFWHSSAHVLAQALLKLYPGIKLTIGPAIDQGFYYDIDTNGHKISEEDFPKIEKLFMELASKNAEFRMRQSTREEAINFYQKENNPYKLEIIHELPENEPITFCDHDDFTDLCRGGHIPHTGLIKAVKILNAAGAYWRGDENKPQLTRIYGISFPKKQMLDEWEKMMEEAKKRDHRKIGKELQLFAFSQKVGQGLPLWLPNGAAIRERLIEFMRRKQTEAGYLGVVTPHIGSKELYITSGHYEKYGADSFQPIKTPDEKEEFMLKPMNCPHHCEIYKTEPRSYKDLPLRLAEFGTVYRYEQSGELHGLTRVRGFTQDDAHIFCTPDQVEDEFKKVIDLVLLVFKTLGFNDYTAQISLRDPENKEKYIGSEENWQKAEQAIINAAKEKGLKTVIEYGEAAFYGPKLDFMVKDAIGRQWQLGTIQVDYNLPERFELEYTGADNQKHRPVMIHRAPFGSLERFMAILIEHNYGNFPLWLTNTQVIILPISEKFSEYSKNILNLLQQNEIRCSIDERNEKIGKKIRDAETRKIPYMIIIGEKEINENLLSVRKHGQGDIGKMPPGEFVEFLKQEIQKSYNL
- the infC gene encoding translation initiation factor IF-3, giving the protein MAINRKKQFQRKNEPQHRINEMIKAPQVRVVGEGIENQILPIAEALKLAEEKELDLVEIAPQANPPVCKIIDYSKFLYEQKKKQKEIKAKTVKVVVKEIRFGPHTDEHDFQFKLKHAIGFLKSGAKVKAYVFFKGRTIVFKDQGYELLQRFIQELEEYAVVESPPKMEGKKMITILAPKKQK
- the rpmI gene encoding 50S ribosomal protein L35, translating into MPKMKTNSSAKKRFKITGTGKIMRKHAYKRHILTKKETKRKRALTRPALVHPADLDNIKFLLCK
- the rplT gene encoding 50S ribosomal protein L20 — translated: MPRSSNLVAAKKRRKKILKQAKGYFGRRKNVYTVAKNAVERGLQFAYSGRKQKKRVYRSIWIQRINAAARENGLSYSQFMGLVHKKGIKLNRKALADLAYHNPEAFKAIVDQVKA
- a CDS encoding acetyltransferase, coding for MLKKVESENDIQLLIKLADEIWHKYYPSIIGKNQVEYMLKKFYDAWYIFDRINKGEENYFLIEDNEHYVGFVSFSEPFETYFIHKFYLHPDLHGTGIATKTLKKLFDDHFKNKNKPVRLTVNRQNIRAINFYFKMGFIIEKVADFDIGNGFFMNDFVMVHRRC